GGCTGTGGAGTATGGATTCCACGCTGGTATCAATATCCATGTCGCTATCAATCTCCAGCAGCCTTTCAGTCACTTCCTTATCCAGCTTTTCGTCAAGTTTCTGATTGAGTTTATAACGGCCTACCTTTCCAAAATCATACCTTTTAGGATTAAAAAACATGGTATGTATAAGGCTGACCGCGCTCTCCACCGTAGGGGGCTCCCCCGGTCTCAGTTTTTTATATATTTCTATTAAAGCTTCCTCGGTAGTCTCAGTTGCATCCTTTTCCAGAGTATTCTTAATACAATCCTCTTTATCATAAGGACTGAAAAGATTTATAAGGTCCTGGTTGGTCCCAAAGCCTACTGATTTTAAGAATATGGATAACAGAAATTTTCTTCTCCGGTCAATCCTCACATAGGCTATGCCCTTCTTATCTGTTTCAATCTCAATCCAGGATCCCCGGGTAGGGATTACCTTGCACATATATAATTCTTTTTCACTCTTCTTGTCTATATCAGTGTCATAGAAAACACCCGGTGAACGAACCAGCTGGGATACTATAACCCTCTCGGTTCCATTAATTATGAAAGTGCCCTTATCAGTCATTATGGGAAAATCACCCATAAACACTTCCTGTTCTTTTATCTCCCCGGTTTCCTTATTAACGAAACGGGCATTAACTTTCAAAGGCGCTGTGTAAGACATGTCCTGCTGTTTACACTCATCTGCAGAGACTTCAATGGGATCAAAGCTGTATCCCGTAAACTCGAGGGACATGTTTCCAGTAAAATCCTCAATTGGAGAAATATCTTTCAAGGCTTCCGTAAGCCCTTCTTTTCTGAACCATTCAAATGATTCTGTCTGAATATCCAGCAGATCGGGCATCTCCATAATCTTGGGAATTTTACCGAACTCATACCTTTGGATTTGTTTATTATTTTGCATTAAATAAGTCTCCCCTTTATAATAAAATCAAAGTTAAATAAGCAGAAAGTAAGATTTTTAGCGTAAAAAAATCTTACTTAATTAACTATTATTATTAATAATTTTGTACTGCCTGAAAAAACTGACAAACTATCATTTTAGGAAAAAATGATAGTATTGTCAATTTAATTTTTATTCGGAAAGTTAAAATAGAAAACTACTTAACTTCTACTTCGGCTCCAGCTTCTTCAAGCTGCTTCTTTATATCTTCTGCTTCATCTTTAGAAATTTTTTCTTTAACTGCATTAGGAGCTTTGTCTACCAGATCCTTAGCTTCCTTTAAGCCCAGATTGGTAATACTTCTAACCACCTTTATAACCTGTATCTTCTTAGCGCCTGCTGATTTTAATACCACGTCAAATTCAGTCTGCTCGGCTTCGGCTGCTCCGCCTGCTGCTGCAGCTCCTGCTGCTGGTGCTGCTACCATAGCCTGCGCGCTTACACCGAATTTTTCTTCCAGAGCCTCTACTAATTCTGATAACTCTAGAACGGTCATGCTCTCTATAGATTTTAAAATCTCATCAATATTTGAACCCTTCTTGGCAGTCTTGGTCTCCTTTGCGGTCATCTTCCCTTTTCCCTTTCCCTTTGCTTTTGTTTCTTTTTTTTCAGTGTCTTTTTTCTTATCAGCCATTTATCCTCCCTTAATTTTTATTATTCTCTTTTTCTTTTCTTATAGCTCCCAAAACCATTACCAAATTCCTGCTTAATCCACTTAAAGTAGTAACCAGGCCACTAATTGGAGAGTTCAAGGTAACAGCCAGATTGGTAAGCAAGACTTCTCTTGAAGGCAAGCCGGCAATCTTTTGGATCAACTCTGCGGTCAGCAGCTGATCTTCCAGTATTCCTCCCTTAACCTGAAGGGTCTCGTGTTCTTCTGCAAAGTCTTTGATAATCTTGGCGGTAGCAGCAACATCTTCCCCAACCACTACAACACTGGTGGGGCCTTTCAGAATCTGGTCCAGCTGAATATCTGAAAATACCTCTCTGGCCGCAATAAGAGCCAGGGTATTTTTAAGCACCTTCAGATAAGCCTGATTCTCGGCCAGCTTATCCCTTACTGTCACTGAATCCCCTACAGTTAATCTGGTGTGATCAGTAAAAATCAATCCATTATTTTCACTAAAAACCTGTTTTATGGCTTCTACTTTTACTTCTTTTTCTTTTTTAACCACGGTAACCCCCGAAAACTTTTATTGTATATACTAAAAAATCGGCCCACAGTACCTGGCCGATTAATTTTACTAATCAACCTCGGCAGGAAATTAAGTTAATTATCTAACACCTGCTGTCTGTGGCTGCCTTATATTTAATTAAGCTACTTCTTCTATATCTGCAACCTTTGTGGCATCTATTTTTATACTTGGCCCCATAGTGCTGGAGATATAAACGCTTCTCATATATCTTCCCTTGGCAGCAGGGGGCTTTGATTTAAGAATAGCATCGATTAGAGCCGAATAATTTTCCAGCAGCTTGTCCAGCCCAAAGGATACCTTCCCCAGAATACTATGCACTACACCGTTTTTATCAGTCCTGTATTCCAGTTTACCCTTTTTAGAATCTTCTACTGCTTTGGCCAGCTCAAAAGTTACTGTACCGGATTTAGGATTAGGCA
Above is a window of Actinomycetes bacterium DNA encoding:
- the rplL gene encoding 50S ribosomal protein L7/L12 translates to MTAKETKTAKKGSNIDEILKSIESMTVLELSELVEALEEKFGVSAQAMVAAPAAGAAAAGGAAEAEQTEFDVVLKSAGAKKIQVIKVVRSITNLGLKEAKDLVDKAPNAVKEKISKDEAEDIKKQLEEAGAEVEVK
- the rplJ gene encoding 50S ribosomal protein L10, which codes for MVKKEKEVKVEAIKQVFSENNGLIFTDHTRLTVGDSVTVRDKLAENQAYLKVLKNTLALIAAREVFSDIQLDQILKGPTSVVVVGEDVAATAKIIKDFAEEHETLQVKGGILEDQLLTAELIQKIAGLPSREVLLTNLAVTLNSPISGLVTTLSGLSRNLVMVLGAIRKEKENNKN